The nucleotide window TTCTGAGGCTGATACATGGGGTACTCCTTCGACGCGGAAGCGATCACATTGCCGTCTTCATCAAACAGCACTGTCTTCGTCGCAGAAGTACCCAAATCAATTCCAATCAAATAATTCATCACATTTCCTCCAAATTTATGATTCTTTTACCGCAGGCTTCTTACACCTGAATTTAATCTGATTTTATCATAAAAGTCTGGTTTTGACCACATCTTCCGGCGCCTTCCTGCCGCACAGGAAAGGGCTGTCCTTATCGTACAAAAGAAGTCTCCCCGTCCTTGCCTTTTTTCCGCATACGGCATAACAGTACGCACATTGGGACCGGCAGGTATCATAGCATCCAATATCCACACTGGCCGCGCAGCCGCAGGCTTTTCTCTGATTTTTATCCTTTTTGAACCGCAGCGGTCTGCCTGCCAGCCGCGACAGCAGCTCCTGGTCTATGCACGCTCCCTTCTGAATCCCGAACTGCTCCAGTCTGGTCTCCTCCGCACATGTCTGAATTTCCATTCCGTTTTCCGCCGCTATCCGTCCAAACTCTTCTCCTATCCACAGCATTTCCTCCTGCGTGGGGACACGGACTTCCAATTCTTCCATCTTCTTTTGGATTCTCCGGTACATATCCATAAAGCTGATCACGCAGCGGACCGCGGAGCCGGCCAGGGCATCTGCCAGAATTTTAAATTTCTCTCTGTGCCACGCAGGCGTGTAATCCCGGCTAAAAAGAATCGGATCATAACGCCATATTATCCGTTCTGCTCCCAGACGTTCTGTCAGGGCATGAAAGACGCCAATCCTCTGTCGGAAATCCGGAAGCCCGCCTTCCATCTCCTTTCCATAGCCGTTCAGAGTATACTGAATATAATAAGGATAAGGATCCAGCTCGGGCAGACGTTTAAGCATCGGAGCAGGATA belongs to Qiania dongpingensis and includes:
- a CDS encoding DUF1848 domain-containing protein, which gives rise to MIVSASRRTDIPAYYLPWFLERLKKGEVLVRNPMNFHQVSRVLLNRESVDGIVFWSKYPAPMLKRLPELDPYPYYIQYTLNGYGKEMEGGLPDFRQRIGVFHALTERLGAERIIWRYDPILFSRDYTPAWHREKFKILADALAGSAVRCVISFMDMYRRIQKKMEELEVRVPTQEEMLWIGEEFGRIAAENGMEIQTCAEETRLEQFGIQKGACIDQELLSRLAGRPLRFKKDKNQRKACGCAASVDIGCYDTCRSQCAYCYAVCGKKARTGRLLLYDKDSPFLCGRKAPEDVVKTRLL